One Pseudomonas entomophila genomic window carries:
- a CDS encoding xanthine dehydrogenase family protein molybdopterin-binding subunit gives MSNRDISRRSFLQGGLIAGVGVTLAPLGSQAFAALMENKVTTSPQKWMNHDGKARFRNDALSKVCGNKVFARDIRAKDMPGWPQQQGHAMLLKATKADRIYAGYDLSLLGADLQPDRIVTADDLKKDGIAWPEAHSPDPLLPPGQVPMFIGHPVAILIWNDFERFRKAKLKLQFNDKAIRYGAQAPLYQRDPYGSFRFVRVGGKTPFDEDEYSSLKNTMLFPTILARKPVWTAEPKQHGTLTEQGMFYAQRIDEQLKQPPEDWLLFDERYKTPSIEPAALEPDNGNGWYDPATGTLHFVVATQCPFEVAQECVHMIKPSRFALKHLNMHPGYTVGYGSKDNNIFVFYAAVAALYGAGVPIRLANDRYEQFQSGIKRHPFDIRYQLAVDKRDMSFKIFRADMTVDGGGRINYSPSVAAVGATAAQSIYYMPQNDLSVTAYHSRGVEAGSMRGYGTLQSMAATEMMVDEIADRLGVDAIELRRKNALKSGMKNTQGAVPAGALRLHEILDKAAEHEWWKNRQARKQAEDAKDHDNWYGVGFAITQKDFGTGSEAPMAAVEFTADGRITLRHIGTELGTGMSTSQALVVSDFLGRVADEVKTAQTEWPELQLSTSGNPYLISQAEQDTALRDPRWVGKLASPSSATNSAFYFSHATREAARVLFNHGLWPAAMAIWSQGPYGGQANPLVVRRENAVWVNGVLTGNGLAPIPFAELAKKAHEMGLVTGASVHGFNRWSWAEADFVIDGVRERLPLDALAVKYGDGAVNAKKAQMNSNGFHLLDRQNAEYPATQLNNAMVTYYSPVATIVEVKVNKGSGEVTVLNHHSWVECGRVLVPELVKGQLEGGIAMGIGHALLEEMPLYEGGPGEGDWNFNRYRLPMAKHVAVWKQTSEILPPLSPTDPSKGIAEVVMIPVVGAIGNAVAHAIGKRVRDLPITPARVKEALNG, from the coding sequence ATGTCCAACCGTGATATTTCCCGGCGCTCGTTCCTGCAAGGCGGGCTGATCGCCGGTGTCGGCGTGACCCTGGCCCCGCTGGGCAGCCAGGCCTTCGCCGCCCTGATGGAAAACAAGGTCACCACCTCGCCGCAAAAGTGGATGAACCACGACGGCAAGGCACGCTTCCGTAACGACGCGCTGTCCAAGGTCTGCGGCAACAAAGTCTTCGCCCGCGACATCCGCGCCAAGGACATGCCCGGCTGGCCGCAGCAGCAAGGCCACGCCATGCTGCTCAAGGCCACCAAGGCCGACCGCATCTACGCAGGCTACGACCTGTCGCTGCTCGGCGCCGACCTGCAGCCCGACCGCATCGTCACCGCCGACGACCTGAAGAAAGACGGCATCGCCTGGCCCGAAGCTCATTCGCCAGACCCGCTGCTGCCACCAGGCCAGGTGCCGATGTTCATCGGCCATCCGGTGGCGATCCTGATCTGGAACGACTTCGAACGCTTCCGCAAAGCCAAGCTCAAGCTGCAGTTCAACGACAAGGCGATCCGCTACGGCGCCCAGGCCCCGCTGTACCAGCGCGACCCCTACGGCAGCTTCCGTTTCGTGCGCGTGGGCGGCAAGACACCGTTCGACGAGGACGAGTACTCGAGCCTGAAGAACACCATGCTGTTCCCCACCATCCTCGCCCGTAAACCGGTATGGACCGCCGAGCCCAAGCAGCACGGCACCCTCACCGAGCAGGGCATGTTCTACGCCCAGCGCATCGACGAGCAGCTCAAGCAGCCGCCCGAAGACTGGCTGCTGTTCGACGAGCGCTACAAGACCCCGTCGATCGAGCCTGCGGCCCTTGAGCCGGACAACGGCAACGGCTGGTACGACCCGGCCACCGGCACCCTGCATTTCGTCGTGGCCACCCAGTGCCCGTTCGAAGTGGCGCAGGAATGCGTGCACATGATCAAGCCGTCGCGCTTCGCCTTGAAGCACCTGAACATGCACCCCGGCTACACCGTCGGCTACGGCTCCAAGGACAACAATATCTTCGTGTTCTACGCCGCCGTTGCTGCCCTGTACGGCGCCGGCGTGCCGATCCGCCTGGCCAACGACCGCTACGAGCAGTTCCAGAGCGGCATCAAGCGCCATCCGTTCGACATTCGCTACCAGCTGGCCGTCGACAAGCGGGACATGAGCTTCAAGATCTTCCGCGCCGACATGACCGTCGACGGCGGCGGGCGCATCAACTACAGCCCGTCGGTGGCCGCCGTGGGCGCGACCGCGGCGCAGTCGATCTACTACATGCCGCAGAACGACCTGTCGGTGACCGCCTACCACTCCCGTGGCGTCGAGGCCGGCTCCATGCGCGGCTATGGCACCCTGCAGAGCATGGCCGCCACCGAGATGATGGTCGACGAGATCGCCGACCGACTGGGTGTGGATGCCATCGAGCTGCGCCGCAAGAACGCGCTCAAGTCGGGCATGAAGAACACCCAGGGCGCGGTGCCCGCCGGCGCCCTGCGCCTGCACGAAATCCTCGACAAGGCCGCCGAGCATGAGTGGTGGAAGAACCGCCAGGCGCGCAAGCAAGCTGAGGACGCCAAGGACCATGACAACTGGTATGGGGTGGGCTTCGCCATCACCCAGAAGGATTTCGGCACCGGCTCTGAAGCACCGATGGCGGCTGTCGAGTTCACCGCTGATGGCCGCATCACCCTGCGCCATATCGGTACCGAGCTGGGCACTGGCATGTCGACCTCCCAGGCCCTGGTGGTCAGCGACTTCCTCGGCCGCGTCGCCGACGAAGTGAAGACCGCCCAGACCGAGTGGCCCGAGCTGCAACTGAGCACCAGCGGCAACCCGTACCTGATCAGCCAGGCCGAGCAGGACACCGCGCTGCGCGACCCGCGCTGGGTCGGCAAGCTGGCCTCGCCGTCATCGGCGACCAACTCGGCGTTCTACTTCAGCCACGCCACCCGCGAAGCGGCCCGCGTGCTGTTCAACCATGGCCTGTGGCCGGCGGCCATGGCGATTTGGAGCCAAGGTCCGTATGGCGGCCAGGCCAACCCGCTGGTGGTGCGTCGCGAGAACGCGGTGTGGGTCAACGGTGTGCTGACCGGCAACGGCCTGGCGCCGATCCCGTTCGCCGAGCTTGCCAAGAAGGCCCACGAAATGGGCCTGGTCACTGGCGCCAGCGTGCACGGTTTCAACCGCTGGAGCTGGGCCGAGGCCGACTTCGTCATTGACGGCGTGCGCGAGCGCCTGCCGCTCGATGCCCTGGCGGTCAAATACGGCGACGGCGCGGTGAACGCCAAGAAAGCGCAGATGAACAGCAACGGCTTCCACCTGCTGGACCGGCAGAACGCCGAGTACCCGGCCACCCAGCTGAACAACGCCATGGTTACCTACTACAGCCCGGTGGCGACCATCGTCGAGGTCAAGGTGAACAAGGGCAGCGGCGAAGTGACGGTGCTCAACCACCACAGCTGGGTCGAGTGCGGCCGGGTGCTGGTGCCGGAGTTGGTCAAGGGCCAGCTCGAAGGCGGTATCGCCATGGGCATTGGCCACGCGCTGCTGGAAGAAATGCCGCTGTACGAGGGCGGCCCGGGCGAGGGCGACTGGAACTTCAACCGCTACCGCCTGCCGATGGCCAAACATGTGGCGGTGTGGAAGCAGACGTCGGAGATCCTGCCGCCGCTGTCACCCACCGACCCGTCCAAAGGCATCGCCGAAGTGGTGATGATCCCGGTGGTCGGCGCCATTGGCAATGCCGTGGCCCACGCCATCGGCAAGCGCGTGCGCGACCTGCCCATCACCCCCGCCCGAGTCAAGGAGGCCCTCAATGGCTGA
- a CDS encoding NAD(P)H-quinone oxidoreductase — protein sequence MIAIDIPHPGGPEVLQPTPRDTPRPGPREVLVQVHAAGVNGPDLLQRKGLYAPPPGASDIPGLEIAGRVVALGEQVSRFVIGDAVIALVPGGGYAEYAVADERTTAPLPANLTMVEGAALPETFMTVWVNLFQRGGFKAGESVLVHGGASGIGTTATQLAKAFGASKIFTTVKDAAQQAASLELGADLAIDYTREDFVEQVMRHTDGQGVDVIVDIIAGDYVARNFKAAAMDGRIVQIGVVKGPATEVDLFPLLVKRLTHIGSTLRARSIDDKAAILAELQAKAWPHVHSGAVKPLIHATFPLTAARQAHELMESGRHIGKVMLNVAHQG from the coding sequence ATGATCGCCATCGACATCCCCCACCCCGGTGGCCCGGAGGTCCTGCAACCCACCCCCCGTGACACGCCCCGCCCCGGTCCACGGGAAGTGCTGGTCCAGGTCCATGCCGCCGGCGTCAACGGCCCGGACCTGCTGCAACGCAAGGGCCTGTACGCGCCGCCACCCGGCGCTTCGGACATTCCGGGCCTGGAGATCGCCGGCAGGGTCGTCGCCCTCGGTGAACAGGTCAGTCGCTTTGTCATCGGCGACGCGGTCATCGCCCTCGTGCCGGGCGGCGGCTACGCAGAGTACGCGGTGGCCGACGAACGCACCACCGCGCCGCTGCCGGCCAACCTCACCATGGTCGAGGGCGCGGCCCTGCCGGAAACCTTCATGACCGTCTGGGTCAACCTGTTCCAGCGCGGTGGTTTCAAGGCCGGTGAGTCGGTACTGGTTCACGGCGGTGCCTCGGGCATCGGCACCACCGCCACGCAGTTGGCCAAGGCCTTCGGCGCTTCCAAGATCTTCACCACGGTCAAAGATGCCGCGCAACAGGCCGCAAGCCTCGAACTGGGTGCCGACCTTGCCATCGACTACACCCGCGAAGACTTCGTCGAACAGGTGATGCGGCATACCGACGGCCAGGGCGTGGACGTGATCGTCGACATCATTGCCGGTGACTACGTCGCCCGGAACTTCAAGGCCGCAGCCATGGACGGGCGCATCGTGCAGATCGGCGTGGTCAAGGGCCCGGCCACCGAGGTCGATCTGTTCCCCTTGCTGGTCAAGCGCTTGACCCATATCGGCTCGACCCTGCGTGCGCGCAGTATCGACGACAAGGCGGCGATCCTCGCCGAATTGCAGGCCAAGGCCTGGCCCCATGTACATAGCGGTGCGGTGAAGCCGCTGATCCACGCGACCTTCCCGCTGACTGCCGCGCGTCAGGCCCATGAGCTGATGGAGTCTGGCCGGCATATCGGCAAAGTGATGCTGAACGTGGCGCACCAGGGCTGA
- the hchA gene encoding glyoxalase III HchA has protein sequence MANANDDKRTTPDPAEDNAFFPSPYSLSQFTSSKSDLSGADYPDAYKGGRWKILLIGADERYLLTDNGTLFSTGNHPVETLLPMYHLDKAGFAFDVATLSGNPVKFEYWAMPGEDTEVLGLFDRYRQAFRQPRKLADVLASALGEGSDYLGVFIPGGHGALIGLPESEEVGHVLQWAADNDKFVITLCHGPAALLAGGRLHDGYKICAFPDELDAKTPEIGYMPGHLTWKFGERLQAQGVEIINQGISGAVHQDRKLLTGDSPLAGNALGKLAAAALLKAVNGG, from the coding sequence ATGGCCAACGCCAACGACGACAAACGCACCACCCCCGACCCGGCCGAGGACAATGCCTTCTTTCCCTCGCCGTATTCCCTCAGCCAGTTCACCTCCAGCAAGTCCGACCTCAGCGGCGCCGACTATCCCGATGCTTACAAGGGCGGCCGCTGGAAAATCCTGCTGATCGGCGCCGACGAGCGCTACCTGCTCACCGACAACGGCACGCTGTTCTCCACCGGCAACCACCCGGTGGAAACCCTGCTGCCCATGTACCACCTGGACAAGGCCGGCTTCGCCTTCGATGTGGCGACCCTGTCGGGCAACCCGGTCAAGTTCGAGTACTGGGCCATGCCCGGCGAAGACACCGAGGTGCTGGGCCTGTTCGACCGCTACCGCCAGGCGTTCAGGCAGCCGCGCAAGCTTGCGGATGTGCTTGCAAGCGCCCTGGGTGAGGGCTCCGACTACCTGGGGGTGTTCATCCCCGGTGGCCACGGCGCCCTGATCGGCCTGCCGGAAAGCGAGGAGGTCGGGCATGTGCTGCAATGGGCGGCGGACAACGACAAGTTCGTCATCACCCTGTGCCATGGCCCGGCAGCGCTGCTGGCCGGCGGCAGGCTCCATGACGGCTACAAGATTTGCGCCTTCCCCGATGAGCTGGATGCCAAGACCCCCGAGATCGGCTACATGCCCGGCCATCTGACCTGGAAGTTCGGCGAACGCCTGCAAGCCCAGGGGGTCGAGATCATCAACCAGGGCATTTCCGGCGCCGTCCACCAGGACCGCAAGCTGCTCACCGGCGACAGCCCGCTGGCCGGCAACGCGTTGGGCAAGTTGGCGGCGGCGGCCTTGCTCAAGGCGGTCAACGGCGGGTGA
- a CDS encoding LysR family transcriptional regulator — protein sequence MNWDDARMLLALSREQTLRRAARVLRVDQATVGRRVAALEADLGSTLFLRTPAGYQLTAIGEVAVEMALKMEQAALELTRRIGGADNELAGEVRIATTDSLAQDFVIPALAQLHREHPDIRVVLSGSSRIVNLSQRETDIAIRNQRPDNPDLILRKLASWTMGLFASADYVQRRGMPAVGSFEGHELVVYEPYWRGQAQPTLVDVPIGEGRVVLAANASLMLRRAIGQGLGIGEIPVELGSLDGLQRIWPECARAKPYEVWMVTHQDLRHTARVRVVIDHLVQAFAAEA from the coding sequence TTGAACTGGGACGACGCCCGCATGCTCCTGGCCCTGAGCCGCGAACAGACCCTGCGCCGCGCCGCGCGGGTGCTGCGGGTCGACCAGGCCACCGTGGGCCGGCGGGTGGCGGCGCTGGAAGCGGACCTGGGCTCGACCTTGTTCCTGCGCACTCCGGCCGGCTACCAGCTGACCGCCATCGGCGAAGTGGCGGTGGAAATGGCGCTGAAAATGGAGCAGGCCGCCCTCGAACTGACCCGCCGCATCGGCGGTGCCGACAACGAACTGGCCGGCGAAGTGCGCATCGCCACCACCGACTCGCTGGCCCAGGATTTCGTCATTCCCGCCCTGGCCCAACTTCACCGCGAGCACCCCGATATCCGCGTGGTGCTCAGCGGCAGCTCGCGGATCGTCAACCTGTCCCAGCGCGAAACCGACATCGCCATCCGCAACCAGCGCCCGGACAACCCCGACCTGATCCTGCGCAAGCTGGCCAGTTGGACCATGGGGTTGTTCGCCTCGGCGGACTATGTGCAGCGCCGGGGCATGCCGGCCGTCGGCAGTTTCGAGGGCCACGAACTGGTGGTGTACGAGCCGTACTGGCGCGGCCAGGCCCAGCCCACCCTGGTAGACGTGCCCATCGGCGAGGGCCGGGTGGTACTGGCGGCCAATGCCAGCCTCATGCTGCGCCGGGCGATCGGCCAGGGCCTGGGCATCGGCGAGATTCCCGTGGAGCTTGGCTCGCTTGATGGCCTGCAGCGGATCTGGCCGGAGTGCGCACGGGCAAAACCCTACGAAGTGTGGATGGTGACCCACCAGGACCTGCGCCATACCGCCCGGGTGCGCGTGGTGATCGACCATCTGGTACAGGCGTTCGCCGCAGAGGCCTGA
- a CDS encoding (2Fe-2S)-binding protein, with the protein MADRKLQLTLNGQPVVTEVVPDDLAMIDYLHEYQNLTGSRLGCGQGICHACVVIVDNPDGTSEEVRTCITGAHYFEGKKVRTIEGHAKLDEAGNLGELNPIQQKFVDRFAFQCSYCAPGFVNAATVLVEKAQRKPLKKSELEDAIEASLGHHVCRCTGYVRYYEATREVLGDLGLVKEG; encoded by the coding sequence ATGGCTGACCGCAAGCTGCAACTGACCCTCAACGGTCAACCTGTCGTCACCGAAGTGGTCCCCGATGACCTGGCGATGATCGACTACCTGCACGAATACCAGAACCTCACAGGCTCGCGCCTGGGCTGCGGCCAGGGCATCTGCCACGCCTGCGTGGTGATCGTCGACAACCCCGACGGCACCAGCGAGGAAGTGCGCACCTGCATCACCGGCGCGCATTACTTCGAGGGCAAGAAGGTCCGTACCATCGAAGGCCACGCCAAGCTCGACGAAGCCGGCAACCTTGGTGAGCTGAACCCGATCCAGCAGAAGTTCGTCGACCGTTTTGCCTTCCAGTGCAGCTATTGCGCACCGGGCTTCGTCAACGCCGCCACGGTGTTGGTGGAAAAGGCCCAGCGCAAGCCGCTGAAAAAGAGCGAGCTGGAGGACGCCATCGAGGCCAGCCTTGGCCATCACGTGTGCCGCTGCACCGGCTACGTGCGTTACTACGAGGCCACCCGCGAAGTGCTGGGCGACCTCGGCCTGGTCAAGGAGGGTTGA
- a CDS encoding c-type cytochrome yields the protein MKQVLSGLAMAIGAVLALSAQADDQAQVKRGEYLARAADCMACHTAEAGAPYAGGLPIHSPFGTIYGTNITPDKQYGIGNYSDDEFFAALTAGKRKDGANLYPAMPYTSYHLIPREDADAIHAYLKTVAPINRPAPETNLSFPFNVRLGLMGWNMLYGKSVQLEEGKGNSEAWKRGQYMVEVLGHCGECHTPRNPIGALQQDKRLTGGLLQGYLAPSLLAQDLADRGWNHADLATFLKHGMSAQGSMFNEMYPVVHHSTQHLEDSDLSAMATYLLGDQPPAAKVVQAVAHETMGESAKRGRQQYLNVCAGCHGGEGEGKPHIAVAMQGNTILRQADSRNLVKAIVDGIREQQFTGFERMQPMPGFADKLDDQQLTDMVNYLREAWGGLPGDLTTQQLAQLKAD from the coding sequence ATGAAGCAAGTTCTGAGTGGCCTGGCGATGGCCATCGGCGCGGTATTGGCGCTCAGCGCCCAGGCCGATGACCAGGCGCAGGTCAAGCGCGGCGAGTACCTCGCCCGCGCCGCCGACTGCATGGCCTGCCACACCGCCGAAGCTGGCGCGCCCTATGCCGGCGGCCTGCCGATCCATTCGCCGTTCGGCACCATCTACGGCACCAACATCACCCCGGACAAACAGTACGGCATCGGCAACTACAGCGACGACGAGTTCTTCGCCGCCCTCACCGCAGGCAAGCGCAAGGACGGCGCCAACCTGTACCCGGCCATGCCCTACACCTCGTACCACCTGATCCCGCGCGAGGACGCCGATGCCATCCACGCCTACCTCAAGACCGTGGCGCCGATCAACCGCCCGGCGCCGGAGACCAACCTGAGCTTCCCGTTCAACGTGCGCCTGGGCCTGATGGGCTGGAACATGCTGTACGGCAAGAGCGTGCAGTTGGAGGAAGGCAAGGGCAACAGCGAGGCGTGGAAGCGCGGCCAGTACATGGTCGAGGTGCTCGGCCATTGCGGCGAGTGCCACACCCCGCGTAACCCCATCGGTGCATTGCAACAGGACAAGCGCCTGACCGGTGGCCTGCTGCAGGGCTACCTGGCGCCCAGCTTGCTGGCCCAGGACCTGGCTGATCGCGGCTGGAACCACGCCGACCTGGCCACCTTCCTCAAGCATGGCATGAGCGCCCAGGGCAGCATGTTCAACGAGATGTACCCGGTGGTGCACCACAGCACCCAGCACCTGGAGGACAGCGACCTGTCGGCCATGGCCACCTACCTGCTGGGTGATCAGCCGCCGGCGGCCAAGGTGGTGCAAGCCGTCGCGCATGAGACGATGGGTGAAAGCGCCAAGCGAGGCCGCCAGCAGTACCTCAACGTCTGCGCCGGCTGCCATGGCGGCGAAGGCGAGGGCAAGCCGCACATCGCCGTGGCCATGCAGGGCAACACCATCCTGCGCCAGGCCGATTCGCGCAACCTGGTCAAGGCCATCGTCGACGGTATCCGCGAGCAGCAGTTCACCGGCTTCGAGCGCATGCAGCCGATGCCGGGCTTCGCCGACAAGCTCGACGACCAGCAGTTGACCGACATGGTCAATTACCTGCGCGAAGCCTGGGGCGGCCTGCCGGGCGACCTGACCACTCAGCAGCTGGCCCAGCTGAAGGCGGACTGA
- a CDS encoding PA1136 family autoinducer-binding transcriptional regulator produces MSFDKVVPAIRQIEQATTLAVIQSAVRGVARPLGYDRFVLFSASAARDEVVERIHWVEGDWFGDGQRVDAQTYVRHCPVTRHLLAARAPFFWSKREGEEGERYRVVRTPTGPGIHGLQVPVFGPAGLEGAMSLGGLRIDASLAARLCLTLLANAAFHNARRLLEAPVGQEGGMLTERERQVLAWTAAGQRQADIAAALGLSVRTVENHLRAARRRLGVATTAQAIKVALGSGVLG; encoded by the coding sequence ATGTCTTTCGACAAGGTGGTGCCGGCGATCCGGCAGATCGAACAGGCCACTACGCTAGCGGTCATCCAGTCGGCCGTGCGCGGCGTCGCACGGCCGCTGGGCTACGACCGCTTCGTGCTGTTCAGCGCCAGTGCCGCGCGGGACGAGGTGGTCGAGCGTATCCACTGGGTGGAGGGCGACTGGTTCGGCGACGGGCAACGGGTCGATGCGCAGACCTACGTGCGTCACTGTCCAGTGACGCGGCACCTGTTGGCGGCGCGTGCGCCATTCTTCTGGAGCAAACGCGAAGGCGAGGAGGGCGAGCGCTACCGCGTGGTACGCACACCAACAGGGCCGGGGATCCATGGCCTGCAGGTGCCGGTGTTCGGCCCGGCCGGCCTGGAAGGGGCCATGAGTCTTGGCGGCCTGCGCATCGACGCCTCGCTGGCTGCGCGGTTGTGCCTGACGCTGCTGGCCAATGCGGCGTTCCACAATGCCCGGCGCCTGCTGGAGGCACCGGTCGGCCAGGAGGGCGGCATGTTGACCGAGCGCGAACGGCAGGTACTGGCCTGGACCGCCGCCGGCCAGCGCCAGGCCGACATCGCCGCGGCCCTGGGGTTGTCGGTGCGCACCGTGGAGAACCACCTGCGTGCCGCCCGTCGCCGGTTGGGTGTCGCCACCACCGCCCAGGCGATCAAGGTTGCCCTGGGTAGTGGTGTGCTGGGCTGA
- a CDS encoding XdhC family protein: MQHLDLQVVQQAAQWSRDGLRVWLCTVLCTYGSAPRAPGSLLAVNDHGHWVGSLSGGCVEEDFLERVAAGEFVEAVAVVRYGDGSDSRSNIRLPCGGILDVLVENLPGDCATQAHLGELQAALLGRRRLLREVDLLTGERHVCDDHSQGPRVELGEGHVRLRVGAAQRLLLAGYSSVAHFCAEFGKGLGFEVVLCDPRDEVMDNVVLDGIELRRELPSVFIANGGCHRDTAVVALTHDPKIDDLAMLEAVQTEAFYIGVMGSRATSEKRRERLRRIGGLSDAQMARIHAPIGLNLGSKTPAEIALAVLADILRTRSGVAREAL, from the coding sequence GTGCAGCATCTCGACCTGCAGGTGGTGCAACAGGCGGCGCAGTGGTCGCGTGATGGCTTGCGCGTCTGGTTGTGCACGGTGCTTTGTACCTACGGCTCGGCGCCACGTGCGCCGGGCTCGCTGTTGGCGGTCAACGATCATGGGCACTGGGTCGGTTCGCTGTCCGGTGGCTGCGTCGAGGAGGACTTCCTCGAACGCGTCGCCGCTGGTGAGTTCGTCGAGGCGGTGGCGGTGGTGCGCTATGGCGATGGCAGCGACAGCCGCTCGAACATCCGCTTGCCCTGTGGCGGCATCCTCGACGTGCTGGTGGAGAACCTGCCCGGCGACTGCGCCACCCAGGCCCACCTCGGCGAGCTGCAGGCGGCGCTGCTCGGGCGCCGTCGCCTGCTGCGCGAGGTCGACCTGCTTACAGGCGAACGTCATGTATGTGACGACCACAGCCAGGGGCCGCGAGTGGAGCTGGGCGAAGGCCATGTACGCCTTCGTGTCGGTGCCGCCCAACGGTTGCTGCTGGCAGGTTACTCCAGCGTCGCGCACTTCTGCGCCGAGTTCGGCAAGGGCCTGGGGTTCGAGGTGGTACTGTGCGATCCACGGGACGAGGTGATGGACAACGTGGTGCTCGACGGGATAGAACTCCGTCGCGAGCTACCGTCGGTGTTCATCGCCAATGGCGGCTGCCATCGCGACACCGCAGTGGTGGCGCTCACCCACGACCCGAAGATCGATGACCTGGCCATGCTCGAAGCCGTACAGACCGAAGCTTTCTATATAGGCGTGATGGGCTCGCGCGCGACCTCCGAGAAGCGCCGTGAACGCCTGCGCCGTATCGGCGGGCTGAGCGACGCGCAGATGGCGCGCATCCACGCGCCCATTGGCCTCAACCTGGGCAGCAAGACCCCGGCGGAGATCGCCTTGGCGGTGCTGGCCGATATCCTGCGTACCCGCAGCGGCGTTGCCCGCGAGGCGTTGTGA
- a CDS encoding nucleotidyltransferase family protein, giving the protein MSVVALVLAAGQGSRFGGDKRRALLADGRSLLQHSVERALAVFDEVRVVLRAGEQAEDLGLPTGCRIVVSPEAGRGMGHSLAAGVASLDDCAAEAVAIVLGDMPWIQARTFCRLIEAVSPTAIVVPRHREQNGHPVLFGRTYWPELTRLAGDEGARSMLQRHRQQLRVVEVDDTGVLRDVDTPAALTARSL; this is encoded by the coding sequence GTGAGCGTCGTCGCGCTGGTATTGGCGGCGGGGCAGGGGTCGCGCTTCGGTGGCGACAAGCGTCGTGCGTTGCTGGCCGATGGCCGTAGCCTGTTGCAGCACAGTGTCGAACGCGCGTTGGCGGTGTTCGATGAGGTGCGCGTGGTGCTGCGGGCTGGCGAGCAGGCCGAGGACTTGGGGCTGCCGACGGGTTGTCGCATCGTGGTCAGCCCTGAGGCGGGACGCGGCATGGGGCATAGCTTGGCGGCCGGCGTAGCATCGCTCGACGATTGCGCCGCCGAAGCCGTGGCCATCGTGCTGGGCGACATGCCCTGGATTCAGGCGCGGACCTTCTGTCGCCTGATCGAGGCGGTCAGTCCAACGGCCATTGTGGTGCCACGTCATCGAGAGCAGAACGGGCATCCTGTGCTGTTCGGGCGCACTTACTGGCCTGAGCTGACCCGGTTGGCCGGTGACGAGGGCGCACGTTCGATGCTGCAACGGCATCGGCAGCAACTGCGGGTGGTCGAGGTGGACGATACTGGGGTATTGCGCGACGTCGATACGCCTGCCGCCCTAACTGCACGATCGTTGTAA
- a CDS encoding glycerate kinase — protein sequence MKIVIAPDSFKDSLDATGVAQAIACGLAEVWPEAELLECPMADGGEGTMAAIVTASHGELRHLQVRGPLGERVEAGWGWLPDSRTAVIEMAQASGIQLLPSAQRDACRSSTWGTGELIAAALAAGARRIVLAIGGSATNDGGSGMLRALGLRLLDADGQPLAEGGLALAQLARIDANDLDPRLAEVQVEVAADVDNPLCGPNGASAIFGPQKGASPEQVQALDQALAHFADHCARLLGKDVREEPGSGAAGGMGFAAKAFMGARFRPGVEVVAELAGLDALVQGADLVITGEGRFDAQTLRGKTPLGVARVAKQHGVPVVVLAGTLGAGYEQLYAHGIDAAFALASGPMTLEQACAEAGALLKARAGDVARLWQVARP from the coding sequence ATGAAGATCGTCATCGCCCCCGACTCGTTCAAGGACAGCCTCGACGCCACCGGTGTCGCCCAAGCCATTGCCTGCGGCCTGGCCGAGGTCTGGCCCGAGGCCGAGCTGCTCGAATGCCCCATGGCAGACGGTGGCGAAGGCACCATGGCGGCGATTGTCACCGCCAGCCATGGCGAGCTGCGTCACCTTCAGGTGCGTGGCCCGTTGGGTGAGCGCGTCGAGGCCGGTTGGGGCTGGCTGCCCGACAGTCGCACGGCGGTGATCGAAATGGCCCAGGCCAGCGGTATCCAGTTGCTGCCCAGCGCCCAACGCGATGCCTGCCGCAGCAGCACCTGGGGCACCGGTGAGCTGATCGCTGCGGCCTTGGCCGCTGGCGCACGGCGGATCGTCCTGGCCATCGGTGGCAGCGCCACCAACGACGGTGGTAGCGGCATGTTGCGTGCGCTGGGTCTGCGTCTGTTGGATGCCGACGGCCAGCCATTGGCCGAGGGCGGCCTGGCCCTGGCGCAGTTGGCGCGGATAGACGCCAACGATCTCGATCCGCGCTTGGCCGAAGTGCAGGTGGAGGTTGCCGCGGATGTCGATAACCCGCTGTGCGGCCCCAATGGCGCCTCGGCGATCTTCGGCCCGCAGAAGGGCGCCAGCCCTGAGCAGGTGCAGGCGCTGGACCAAGCCCTGGCGCATTTTGCCGATCACTGCGCCCGCTTGCTGGGCAAGGATGTACGTGAAGAGCCGGGCAGCGGCGCGGCCGGCGGCATGGGGTTTGCGGCCAAGGCCTTCATGGGCGCGCGCTTTCGCCCTGGCGTGGAGGTCGTCGCCGAGCTGGCCGGGCTGGATGCCCTGGTGCAGGGCGCCGACCTGGTGATCACCGGCGAGGGCCGTTTCGATGCGCAGACGTTGCGCGGCAAGACACCGCTGGGCGTGGCGCGGGTGGCCAAGCAGCATGGTGTACCGGTAGTCGTGCTGGCCGGGACCCTCGGTGCAGGTTACGAGCAGCTGTATGCCCATGGCATCGATGCCGCGTTCGCCCTGGCCAGTGGGCCGATGACCCTGGAGCAGGCGTGCGCCGAGGCCGGGGCGCTGCTCAAGGCGCGGGCAGGGGATGTGGCGCGGTTGTGGCAGGTGGCCCGCCCGTAG